The sequence GCTATGCGTGCCGAATTTCCACCGCATCTCAAAACTGGAACCAGGGGGTTATTGCGCGTGGCATTAATTGCCATATTACGCAAGGTAAGCGTTGCATTTTGTTCAACAAAAAGATGCGAATTGGGCGAAAATAGAAGCGTTCCGCCTTGACCATCAATAATGGTATCGCTTACGATGTGCAAAACCTGAGCATGAGGCATGGTAAAAGTTCCTCTAAAATCGAGCGCATGCCCCCGACCGTTGAGATACCCTCCAGCAGAAAAGGTAACGCTTTCATTAAGCATAAGATCGTTCACGAGTTGCAATTCACCAGTCTCACGTAAGTTAATACCTCTGGAAACAGAAGTAAGTAGATCCATCGTTACTTGAGCACCGGGAAGAATGGTAAATCCACCATTTAACCGTACAAATCCCTGAGCTATATCCCCATCACGAAAAACATAATGTTGATTTTGATATACGATACCAGACGTACCATTCAAACTCGTTGAATCAAGCTTTGAATATTGCAAAAAACCTGCAAGGACACAAAATAAAACACCCTGCAAAACAATACTTCTCTTCATAGACTCTTTCTCCTATCTTCATAAACATAGACATAGTTTCGTAGCATTTAATGCTTGCACACTCTTATTTCTTAATCAAGATATCCTGAATTCCCCCCTGTCAAAAGCTGGTAAATATGCTATTCTAAAAATCTCATTACGTTTAAAAAAAGCATATTTTACAAAGAGGGTTTTATGGCAATTCGCGCAGGGCTTGTAGGGCTCCCAAATGTTGGAAAATCAACACTATTCAATGCATTAACCAAGTCAAGCATTCCAGCAGAAAATTACCCGTTCTGCACTATTGACCCACATATTGCCATAACCAACGTTCCAGACGATCGACTCACTCAACTTGCAAAAATATTTGGCTCTGCAAAAATCCTTCCAACCGCCGTCTCATTTGTTGACATTGCAGGCTTAGTTAAGGGCGCCGCAGATGGTGAAGGCCTGGGCAACCAATTTTTAGGTCATATCATGGATGTGGATCTTGTACTACACGTTTTACGCTGCTTTGAAGATGACGATATTCTCCATGTTCACAACAAAGTAGATCCGATTAGTGACTTTGATGTTATCAATGCTGAACTCATGCTCAAAGACATGGAATCTGTTGCTAAACGCATAGAACGCGTTGAAGCACTTATGAAAAAGCATAAACATGGTCCAGCACAACAAATCAAAGAGATGGAACAAGAGCTCAAGTTTCTACAAGATGCACACAAATCGCTTGATCAAGGTGATTTGAATGGGGTAATTGCTCTTGTACAACAGGCGAAAAAAGATGGCATTCAAGGCATCCCACTGCTTTCTGGCAAAAATTTCTTAATTATTGCTAATGTTTCAGAAGACGATTACGTCGGCAAACAATATGAATCAAACCCTCACTACCAAGCTCTTCTTAAACACTTTGGTGCTGAAAAAGTTATTCCAGTGTCTGCAAAAATTGAAGCTGAACTTGCTCAAATGAGCGAAGCCGACACTGCGGATATGCTGAGCTCACTTGGTATCACAGAAAAAGGTTTGAATAATATTATTGCAAAAGCCTATTCGAATCTTGGCCTTATCACTTTCTTTACCTGCGGACCAAAAGAAGCACATGCATGGAGTATTGCCCGTAACACAAAAGTTCCTCAAGCTGCTGGTGAAATTCACTCAGACCTTGAACGTGGATTTATTTGCGCAGAAGTGTATAACTGCAGTGATATTATTGCGGCGGGTAGTGAAGCACAACTTAAGCAACTTGGTAAAATTCGTACCGAAGGCAAAGAATATATCGTACAAGATGGCGACTTACTCAACGTCAGATTCAACGTCTAAAGCCTCTTGTTTTAGGTTTGCTATTTCTGTAGAAATAACAGCACACCGTTGCAACATTGCATCTATTCCTGGCTGCAATTGCTTATTTTGTTCGTAAAAAATTCTTCTTGCCTGTCGATAATTATTTGTATATCTCACCAGCGATGCCTGAAATAATGCATCGCTGTTTAATTTTCCAGCCGCTTGCTTGATAAAATCAAACATGTTTTTAAATTCTTCTTGTTCAAAATATTCAAAGTTTGAACGCTCAATCTCCAGAGGAATAATTGTGTTAAAACAAATAGACTCTCTACGTAACGTTCCAGCTTCTTGAGCAAAAGAATTTGGGTAATTATGTGCATGCTCTAAACA comes from Candidatus Dependentiae bacterium and encodes:
- the ychF gene encoding redox-regulated ATPase YchF, whose product is MAIRAGLVGLPNVGKSTLFNALTKSSIPAENYPFCTIDPHIAITNVPDDRLTQLAKIFGSAKILPTAVSFVDIAGLVKGAADGEGLGNQFLGHIMDVDLVLHVLRCFEDDDILHVHNKVDPISDFDVINAELMLKDMESVAKRIERVEALMKKHKHGPAQQIKEMEQELKFLQDAHKSLDQGDLNGVIALVQQAKKDGIQGIPLLSGKNFLIIANVSEDDYVGKQYESNPHYQALLKHFGAEKVIPVSAKIEAELAQMSEADTADMLSSLGITEKGLNNIIAKAYSNLGLITFFTCGPKEAHAWSIARNTKVPQAAGEIHSDLERGFICAEVYNCSDIIAAGSEAQLKQLGKIRTEGKEYIVQDGDLLNVRFNV